A region of the Chryseobacterium gotjawalense genome:
CGCCGATTGGAGCTCTTGGTTGGTCCTTTCGATCCTGTCTTGCCAGACCGTAATAAGGCAAAACTACCGTGACACTTTTTGCAGATGCTCTTTTGGCTGCATCAATCATGAGCAGTAACTCAAGAAGATTGTCTGCCGGTGGAAAAGTGGATCCAATCAAAAAAACCCGCCCACCACGAACAGATTCATCCAATACGGGTTCGAATTCCCCATCACTAAATTCCTGGAAATTAATTTTCCCCATTTCTTGCCCATAAAATTGAGCAATTTTTTCCGCCAAAACTTTGCTCGTTCTGGTAGAGAATAAATAACTTGCCTGATCAGCCATTTTTACTTTTTTTTAGATGTGCAAATTTAAAAAAATAAAACCACTCGAAGAATTCAAGTGGTTTTAAGTTTAATGATTTTATTTTATTTTATTTTGGGAATGTTACTCCTTGATACCTATTCACCTCTACCATTGGCAAAGTGGATTTATATTTTTGGTTAATCATTTTCAAAAATTCATTGGCGACAATTGCATATCCTCTTCCTGTTAGGTGAACTCCATCCAGAGAGAAAGTTCCTCCTGTAACAAATTTTGCGGTATATTTCACGCCATCAAACTGAATCCCGGAAAGGCCGTTCAATTCATTCATTTTCGCATTTGCATCTACGAAAGCTAATCCATAGCTATCGGCGAGCGATTTTATGGAAGCGTTATATGCATCAACTGCTGCTTTTACTTTAGCTGCTTCTGCTGCTGTTAAAACATGTTGATTTTCCAAAGGATATGAGATACCATAAACATTGATAGAAGCAGGTGCTCCCGATACCGTAGAACCAATTACTGATTTCGTAGGCAACAGGATATAATCCCCTCCGGTGCTTTGTCTTGCCTGACCATAAATCTGACCAAACGCTGCTGCTGTTGCTGCTCCTAATGATGGAGTTAATGCAAGGGTAAGTTCCGCAGACAGATTAGTTAAAGACACATCTTTAATTAAAACCGGGTTTGTAGAAGTAGAAGAAAGTAAATTAATTCTATTTCCAGCCCCAAAAGCGGTAAGCGCTTGTTTTAATGGGGTGTACAAGCTGGCATTCAAAACACTCAGATTTGCTCCTAAAGCAGCCGGTGTTAGCGGATTGTAAGGAACAGTAGTAAAGTAAGGAATTGAAGTAACAGAAGGAATGTTTGCAATAACTCCTTTGGTTGCGCCGGACATTTTAAAAGTTTCTAAAATAGTTTGAATTGACCCTGCAACAACGGCCGGATCAGAGATATCATTTGGACCATAAGTCGCTGGGTTGGTATTTCCTTTTTGGTCTGTACCCATTCCACCGGTTGTAGCGTAACTTAAAACGTCATTGTTTCCAATCCACAAAGAATAGAAAGTTGGTTTTTGAGCAATCGCATCATCCAACACTCTGGAGGTTGCGCTTGAAGAAAATCTTACATAATATGGATTTGCTGTTCCTGTTGAGACGCCTGCAATATTTCCGTATCCAGGAGTGACAAGGTGAAAGGATTTCGCACCAGGTATTCCCATATTGTTTAGTGAGCCTGTAATTTTTGTAGCAACATTGGTAGTTGGAGTCGCATTTATATTTAAAATATCAGGAGCACCGTTTGTAAATGATTTAATATATAATTTGGTCGCCTGTATTACAGTACCGCCAAGTACCAGTCCACCATTGTTATCCGCCATTAATGGTTGCACGAAAGCTCCGCCACCGGCAAGCTTCATTTGTTGGGCCATGATATTTGGGTAGGAATCGTTTTGTCCGTCAATATACAGAGCGTTGTTGCTGAATCCCGAAGTCAAAGAGTTTCCCAGTGAAACATATTTAGAAAAGTTTGCTTCTCCATTAGTAACCTGGATGCTGCTTACATCGGTATCAAAATCTGTTTCACAGCTTATTGTAAAAAATAATGCTGAAACAGCGATTGTTGAAATTAATATTTTTTTCATAATTAAATTTAAATCTTAAAATACGTTATATGAGAGACCTAAACCGAAATAATACGCTTTCGCTTTCGCCTGTCCGAAGAAGTTGTTAAAAGAGTTTTTCACCTCTCTGCTTTTTGGAAATGCAATTGCTCCTGCGACATCTACTCCAAAGCCTTTAGCAAGGTTAAATCCTAAACCGGCAGTAATAATATTAGAGTCAAAAGATGGTGTTTCCGCCTGGAAATTCTCATCCGTATATGGCGATTGATCATAATAATATCCAGCGCGTGCTGCAATCATATCATTGATTTTATATTGAGTTCCCACTCTCCAGGTCTGGGTGCTTTTGAAATTCTTCGGGCTTACCAAAACTGTTGGATCGTTGGGTTGATTTCCGATTGGTGCATTTGCAAAATCCAGAGTAAGCTGGCTGTATCGATCCCAACCACTGTAATTAAAGTCTGCAGAAACCAACCATTTCGGAGTCACTTTGTAAGTAACGCCTACGGTATATTCACTTACTAAAGGCAGGGTTGCTTTGAAAGAATCTGTTCCGGCAGCATCCAGACCTAAAGAAGGATATAAAGCCGGAGAAATGTCGAAGCTTACTTTTCCGTTTTTGGCTTCCATATCTATTGGTGAGCGGTAAGCTACGCTTATGTCCCATTTTTCATCAGGCTGAAAATAAAAACCGACGCCAAAACCGCTTCCAGACGC
Encoded here:
- a CDS encoding SGNH/GDSL hydrolase family protein — protein: MKKILISTIAVSALFFTISCETDFDTDVSSIQVTNGEANFSKYVSLGNSLTSGFSNNALYIDGQNDSYPNIMAQQMKLAGGGAFVQPLMADNNGGLVLGGTVIQATKLYIKSFTNGAPDILNINATPTTNVATKITGSLNNMGIPGAKSFHLVTPGYGNIAGVSTGTANPYYVRFSSSATSRVLDDAIAQKPTFYSLWIGNNDVLSYATTGGMGTDQKGNTNPATYGPNDISDPAVVAGSIQTILETFKMSGATKGVIANIPSVTSIPYFTTVPYNPLTPAALGANLSVLNASLYTPLKQALTAFGAGNRINLLSSTSTNPVLIKDVSLTNLSAELTLALTPSLGAATAAAFGQIYGQARQSTGGDYILLPTKSVIGSTVSGAPASINVYGISYPLENQHVLTAAEAAKVKAAVDAYNASIKSLADSYGLAFVDANAKMNELNGLSGIQFDGVKYTAKFVTGGTFSLDGVHLTGRGYAIVANEFLKMINQKYKSTLPMVEVNRYQGVTFPK
- a CDS encoding OmpP1/FadL family transporter, whose product is MKKIVLTTALLAGVLAHAGGFRVSLQGVKQLAMAHTSAHAEDASVTFFNPAGMSFIPSKLSVAAGGFGAKSIVTYQNSSTLQSYETNNPLGTPVYAAIAYKVLDNVSIGFNLSTPFGSTIEWPADWAGREIVQRLELKAFYFQPMISFKLAPWASVGGSYIYAKGSVNWDKAVTQPGATLNLTDDKASGSGFGVGFYFQPDEKWDISVAYRSPIDMEAKNGKVSFDISPALYPSLGLDAAGTDSFKATLPLVSEYTVGVTYKVTPKWLVSADFNYSGWDRYSQLTLDFANAPIGNQPNDPTVLVSPKNFKSTQTWRVGTQYKINDMIAARAGYYYDQSPYTDENFQAETPSFDSNIITAGLGFNLAKGFGVDVAGAIAFPKSREVKNSFNNFFGQAKAKAYYFGLGLSYNVF